From Magnolia sinica isolate HGM2019 chromosome 13, MsV1, whole genome shotgun sequence, one genomic window encodes:
- the LOC131223996 gene encoding uncharacterized mitochondrial protein AtMg00810-like, with product MYGVDYQEAFSPVAKLNTVSVLLSLAANLDWPLHQFDVKNAFLNGDIEENVYMDVPPGYTASSKNEVHQLGKVTALIVYVDDMIITGDNEEEISLLQKQLATEFEMKNLGGLKYFLGIEVVRSKQGIFLSQRKYILDLLTEVGMLECKPADTPMVQNHKLGEYPDQVPTDKGRYQRLVGKLIYLSHTRPDIAYAVSVVSQFMHNPSKSHMEAVIRILRYLKSSPGKGLMFSKHNSQSMVYGYTDADWAGNITDRKSTSGYFTFVGGNLVTWRSKKQKVIALSSAEAEFRGMAKGLCELLWLRKLLTEIGFAPTSEMDLLCDNKAAIAISHNLIQHDCTKHVEVDRHLIKENLEVKIIRFPFVKFEDQLADILTKVVSSKDFYNSLDKLGMRDLYAST from the exons ATGTATGGTGTCGATTATCAGGAGGCTTTCTCACCTGTAGCCAAGTTGAATACAGTTAGTGTATTATTGTCTCTTGCAGCAAATCTTGATTGGCCTTtgcatcaatttgatgtaaaaaaCGCTTTTCTCAATGGTGATATCGAAGAAAATGTTTATATGGATGTTCCTCCAGGTTATACAGCATCTTCAAAGAATGAAGTG CATCAGTTGGGAAAGGTAACTGCTTTAATAGTCTATGTAGATGACATGATTATTACAGGAGATAATGAAGAAGAAATTTCTCTGCTTCAAAAGCAATTAGCAACTGAATTCGAGATGAAAAATCTGGGAGGACTCAAGTATTTCTTGGGAATTGAAGTTGTCAGGTCTAAGCAAGGTATATTTCTCTCCCAACGGAAATATATATTAGACTTGCTAACCGAAGTAGGGATGTTGGAATGTAAACCTGCAGACACCCCCATGGTTCAGAATCACAAGCTTGGAGAATACCCAGACCAAGTACCAACAGATAAAGGAAGATATCAAAGGTTAGTTGGTAAACTCATTTATCTCTCCCATACTCGTCCAGATATTGCATACGCTGTAAGTGTTGTAAGTCAATTTATGCATAATCCAAGTAAGAGTCATATGGAAGCAGTGATTCGAATACTTCGATACTTGAAGTCATCCCCGGGAAAGGGACTTATGTTCTCAAAACATAACAGTCAGTCGATGGTTTATGGATACACGGATGCGGATTGGGCAGGTAATATCACTGACAGAAAGTCCACCTCAGGATATTTTACATTTGTTGGGGGAAATCTTGTAACCTGGAGAAGCAAGAAACAAAAAGTGATAGCTTTGTCAAGTGCTGAAGCTGAGTTTAGGGGAATGGCTAAGGGTCTTTGTGAACTCCTTTGGCTAAGAAAGCTACTCACTGAAATCGGGTTTGCCCCCACTTCCGAGATGGATCTCTTATGTGACAATAAAGCTGCAATTGCCATTTCTCACAATCTTATTCAACATGATTGTACTAAACATGTGGAGGTAGATCGACATCTCATCAAAGAGAATCTTGAAGTAAAAATAATTAGGTTTCCGTTTGTGAAATTCGAAGATCAGTTGGCGGACATCCTTACAAAAGTTGTATCTAGCAAGGACTTCTACAACTCacttgacaagttgggcatgcgAGACCTCTATGcatcaacttga